The following proteins are encoded in a genomic region of Methanobrevibacter gottschalkii DSM 11977:
- the cfbE gene encoding coenzyme F430 synthase — translation MNHLVIDLTHGGVKIAISLAKKGKNVLAYDIYNTLNDIEAKMLSIYKIDLIQLSDLASFKGDMNIIYPIHMPISFKDIAKHNPDLNYTFQTHHEIICELLEDWGGDFPKVEVTGVKGKTSSVFMLKEILIDENPLILSSLGAMLYEDRKKIMLKQNISIAPANIKETIDLAYKISNPLCKIAGGIAESENPRRYNSAIFESSLGVSGIGDVGVLLNIAEDYPIAKGKSSASKAKRQVFRCGTVVCQKEAYDTYYNDIKHDKVNTFSLSDENSNLYLDDVKYTPDKTKMDIIFSHVETINGNIISGEISMTAFAPGKHNVSNVLGAVLTALSLEIPKDKIINGIENYKGIPGRTNKKQIGNITVIEEINPGINTKSIEESINMICNLNDYLIAVGGDYGITCEEIDEEKVSELLDNVSCNIILTGDVGSSIQKKMSKKCQLIENYNDVYDIALKNNKNLLFIYRSDYRKLKQR, via the coding sequence ATGAATCATCTTGTCATTGATTTAACCCACGGAGGAGTTAAAATTGCAATTAGCCTTGCAAAAAAAGGAAAAAATGTGCTTGCATATGATATCTACAACACGTTAAATGACATTGAAGCTAAAATGCTTAGTATTTACAAAATAGATTTGATACAGTTAAGTGATCTTGCAAGTTTTAAGGGAGATATGAATATTATCTACCCCATCCATATGCCTATAAGTTTTAAAGACATTGCTAAACACAATCCCGACCTCAACTACACTTTCCAAACCCACCATGAAATTATTTGCGAACTTTTAGAGGATTGGGGAGGTGATTTTCCAAAAGTTGAAGTGACTGGAGTTAAAGGCAAGACATCCAGCGTTTTTATGCTCAAAGAGATTTTAATTGATGAGAATCCGTTGATTTTATCAAGTCTTGGAGCTATGCTTTATGAAGACAGAAAAAAAATCATGCTAAAACAGAATATCTCAATAGCTCCGGCAAATATTAAAGAAACAATTGATCTTGCATATAAAATATCCAATCCCCTCTGTAAAATCGCCGGCGGCATTGCTGAAAGTGAAAACCCACGCAGATATAACTCGGCAATTTTTGAATCATCATTAGGAGTTAGCGGTATTGGGGATGTTGGCGTATTATTGAACATTGCTGAGGATTACCCGATTGCAAAAGGTAAAAGTAGTGCAAGTAAAGCTAAAAGACAAGTATTCAGATGCGGAACTGTAGTTTGTCAAAAAGAAGCATATGACACATACTACAATGACATAAAGCATGATAAAGTCAACACGTTTTCCCTAAGTGACGAAAATTCAAATTTATATCTGGATGATGTTAAATACACACCAGATAAGACTAAAATGGACATCATATTCAGCCATGTTGAAACAATTAATGGCAACATAATTTCTGGTGAAATTAGCATGACCGCTTTTGCACCTGGAAAACATAACGTGAGCAATGTTTTAGGAGCTGTCTTAACTGCACTAAGTTTGGAAATTCCAAAAGACAAAATTATAAACGGAATTGAAAATTACAAAGGAATCCCCGGAAGAACAAATAAAAAACAAATCGGAAATATTACTGTAATTGAAGAAATCAATCCCGGAATCAATACTAAATCAATTGAAGAGTCAATAAACATGATATGTAATTTAAATGACTACCTGATCGCTGTTGGTGGAGACTACGGAATAACTTGTGAAGAAATTGATGAGGAGAAAGTAAGTGAACTTCTAGACAATGTCTCCTGCAATATTATTTTGACAGGAGATGTTGGAAGTTCGATTCAGAAAAAAATGTCTAAAAAATGTCAGTTAATTGAAAATTACAATGATGTTTACGATATTGCATTAAAAAACAATAAAAATCTTCTTTTTATTTATCGGTCAGATTACCGGAAATTAAAGCAAAGATGA
- a CDS encoding Gfo/Idh/MocA family protein has protein sequence MRTVNVGVIGVGAMGENHVRVYHKMEEANLVAVSDVSERALKKIEKKYGATGYTEYSELLENPEIEAVSICVPTTFHHAAVMEAIKHGKHILVEKPIAFTLEEAEEMIAAAKEAGVLLATGHVERFNPAVRKAKELIDDGVIGDIVTGFAKRVGPLPPRIKDVGVSIDLAIHDLDILNYLFEEEITQVYGTMNSILDDCDFEDHAEIMVNFDNESTGIIEVNWLTPYKRRELELTGTAGIISVDYIQQSIEVYGKFAQDIEIKHEEPLKSELTSFLNAVVTGSEPEITGEDGLKALKMVIAANRSSKEHKPISFDEL, from the coding sequence TTGAGAACTGTAAACGTAGGAGTTATTGGTGTAGGTGCAATGGGTGAAAACCACGTTCGTGTCTATCACAAAATGGAAGAAGCAAATTTAGTCGCTGTAAGTGATGTGAGTGAAAGAGCACTTAAGAAAATTGAAAAAAAATATGGTGCTACAGGATATACTGAATATTCTGAATTACTTGAAAATCCCGAAATCGAAGCAGTAAGCATATGTGTTCCAACTACATTCCACCATGCTGCAGTAATGGAAGCAATAAAACATGGAAAACACATACTGGTTGAAAAACCGATTGCATTTACATTGGAAGAAGCAGAAGAAATGATTGCAGCTGCTAAAGAAGCCGGAGTGCTGCTTGCAACAGGGCATGTTGAAAGATTCAATCCAGCTGTTAGAAAAGCTAAGGAACTTATTGATGATGGAGTAATTGGAGATATTGTAACCGGATTTGCAAAAAGAGTAGGTCCGCTACCACCAAGAATTAAGGATGTTGGTGTGTCAATCGATTTAGCTATCCATGACCTGGACATTTTGAATTATTTGTTTGAAGAGGAAATCACACAGGTTTACGGCACTATGAACAGCATATTGGATGACTGTGACTTTGAAGACCATGCTGAAATTATGGTTAATTTCGATAATGAATCAACTGGAATTATTGAAGTAAACTGGTTAACCCCATACAAACGTAGAGAATTGGAACTTACAGGTACCGCCGGAATCATATCTGTAGATTATATCCAGCAGAGTATTGAGGTTTATGGCAAATTTGCCCAGGATATCGAAATTAAACATGAAGAGCCCTTAAAAAGTGAATTAACTTCCTTCTTAAATGCAGTAGTGACAGGAAGCGAACCAGAAATTACTGGTGAAGACGGACTTAAAGCTCTTAAAATGGTTATTGCAGCAAACAGATCCTCTAAAGAACACAAACCAATTAGTTTTGATGAATTATAA
- the ade gene encoding adenine deaminase, whose translation MEFTAYILDVLTDSAYPARIKIEDGIFKEITPISADCEIELDVEGLLLPGFIDSHIHIESSMLTPAQFAKIAVMHGTTSVVCDPHEIANVCGIEGIEFMIENASQVPFNFYFSAPSCVPATSFETSGAVLDSEDIEFLLKKDEVVALGEMMNFPGVIDGDVEVIEKLELARKYKKPIDGHAPLLSGKELDKYLEQYIITDHECSNFSEAIEKKQKGMKIMVRDGSSAKNMEALFDFSQRIEYLRNQDSFGIIPSEVLERRIHSPIFDFIVSDDKHPNDLIKGHLNKSVKKAAELGVDIIKAIEMVTINPAAHYGLEAGSIVTGAKADFVVIDNLIDFNILKTYVAGRCVFDGEKVLFDAPEVDARNSIKTTKKTEEDFEVYFDGDECEVNVIECYNGELLTSKSGANLKVINGVVKPDIYDDILKISVVERYGKNNMTNAFIKGFGLKKGAIASSVAHDSHNIIVVGYDSAMMAEAVNTIIENKGGFAIASEDFSESLSLPIAGLMSNEDAFVVANKLEVLHKMSQALGCKLDSPFMTMAFMALLVIPSLKISDLGLFDGDSFEFIDVIKN comes from the coding sequence ATGGAATTTACAGCATACATTCTTGATGTATTGACTGATTCGGCATATCCCGCAAGAATTAAAATTGAAGATGGTATTTTTAAAGAGATTACTCCAATTTCTGCCGACTGTGAAATTGAATTGGATGTGGAAGGTTTATTGCTTCCGGGTTTTATTGATTCACATATTCATATTGAAAGTTCAATGCTTACTCCGGCACAATTTGCTAAAATTGCAGTAATGCACGGCACTACATCTGTTGTATGTGATCCTCATGAAATAGCTAATGTTTGTGGAATTGAGGGTATTGAATTCATGATTGAAAATGCAAGTCAGGTTCCATTTAATTTTTATTTTTCAGCACCGTCCTGTGTTCCTGCCACTTCATTTGAAACATCTGGTGCTGTTCTGGATTCTGAGGATATTGAATTTCTACTGAAAAAAGATGAAGTTGTCGCATTAGGGGAAATGATGAATTTCCCTGGTGTTATTGATGGTGATGTGGAAGTTATAGAAAAACTTGAATTGGCTAGAAAATATAAAAAACCGATTGACGGTCATGCACCACTGCTTTCAGGTAAAGAATTGGATAAATACCTTGAGCAATATATAATTACTGACCATGAATGCAGCAATTTCTCTGAAGCTATTGAAAAAAAGCAGAAAGGTATGAAAATAATGGTTCGTGATGGATCTTCTGCTAAAAATATGGAGGCTCTATTTGATTTTTCACAACGTATTGAATACTTGAGAAATCAGGATAGCTTTGGCATAATTCCGTCTGAAGTTCTGGAGAGAAGAATTCACTCACCTATTTTTGATTTTATTGTAAGTGATGACAAACACCCTAATGATCTGATTAAAGGTCATCTGAATAAATCTGTTAAAAAAGCAGCAGAGTTGGGTGTGGACATTATCAAAGCTATTGAAATGGTCACAATAAATCCCGCAGCGCATTATGGTTTGGAAGCAGGTTCTATTGTAACCGGTGCAAAAGCAGATTTTGTCGTAATAGATAATTTAATCGATTTTAACATTCTAAAAACATACGTTGCAGGCAGATGTGTCTTTGATGGTGAAAAGGTTTTATTCGATGCTCCTGAAGTTGATGCACGAAATTCAATCAAAACAACTAAAAAGACTGAAGAGGACTTTGAAGTCTATTTTGATGGTGATGAATGTGAAGTTAATGTTATAGAATGTTATAATGGTGAATTATTAACATCCAAATCTGGTGCAAATTTAAAAGTTATAAATGGAGTAGTTAAGCCTGATATCTATGATGATATTCTGAAAATATCTGTAGTTGAGAGATATGGCAAAAACAACATGACCAATGCTTTTATTAAAGGCTTTGGTCTTAAAAAAGGAGCTATTGCATCATCAGTTGCTCATGACTCCCATAATATTATTGTTGTTGGATATGACTCAGCAATGATGGCTGAAGCTGTAAATACAATCATTGAAAACAAAGGGGGATTTGCAATAGCAAGTGAAGACTTCAGTGAATCACTCTCTCTTCCGATTGCAGGACTTATGAGTAATGAAGATGCATTCGTTGTTGCAAATAAATTGGAAGTCTTACATAAAATGTCTCAGGCATTAGGATGTAAACTTGACTCCCCATTCATGACAATGGCATTCATGGCATTACTTGTTATTCCATCTCTTAAAATATCTGATTTGGGATTATTTGATGGAGATTCGTTTGAATTTATTGATGTTATTAAAAATTAG
- a CDS encoding bifunctional NADP phosphatase/NAD kinase: MDAKDKQIATDLAYEIIREVSRVIRPYVGKPESGEKVKIGADGTPTSLIDIIAEDKMINILKNAPVLSYIVSEEIGELKLGRGTKRSIKLTDELRRTDLKEDEIPKFIFLVDPIDGTNNAIKEIPAFGISIAVSSVNQGRLATLNDVELGFISNFANGNFFEAEKGKGCWLNNEEVHPSNIINISDMTLGGFTKSGTSQASKLVDNARRMRVLGSVVLELSYVASGRYDAFLDLRGSRIIDIAASKLILEEAGCIITNKYGQKLNNILSIYEKTIIVAANNIILHKQMIDILNDNQTDFIGKVGIVSRIDQTRPILFAAKIIDYLLTNGREVTIEEGLAHRLTELKENPEIDKIINEVKEKHPEMADSFEDLNLNINFKQLGEKIFDFDCDMAIILGGDGTLLRAQGKMNPEIPLFGINMGTVGFLTEIETPHTFEALNSILKGDYYKEKRSRLVVSHENNQYSVMNEVVVMTNKPAKMMHFEIQVDGEIIEEVRADGLIISTPSGSTAYAMSAGGPIVDPKVAGFVIIPICPYKLGARPFVVSDSSEITVKLLKKGKTAVFVIDGQINEEAAYEEEIKFKKSDKDAYFIRTSTKYFYEKVKDKLSEGGIPKIQGANNESSCH; the protein is encoded by the coding sequence ATGGATGCAAAAGACAAACAGATTGCAACCGATTTAGCATATGAAATTATCCGTGAAGTTTCAAGAGTAATTAGACCCTATGTTGGAAAACCCGAATCTGGAGAGAAAGTAAAAATTGGTGCTGATGGAACTCCAACATCATTGATTGACATAATTGCAGAAGATAAAATGATCAATATCCTAAAAAATGCACCTGTATTGTCATACATCGTCAGTGAAGAAATCGGAGAATTAAAACTTGGCCGTGGCACTAAAAGAAGCATTAAACTTACTGATGAACTCAGACGTACTGATTTAAAAGAAGATGAAATACCGAAGTTCATATTTTTAGTCGATCCAATTGATGGGACCAATAATGCAATTAAAGAAATTCCTGCTTTTGGAATTTCAATAGCCGTCTCCAGTGTCAATCAAGGTCGTCTTGCAACTTTAAATGATGTTGAACTTGGTTTTATAAGTAATTTCGCCAATGGTAATTTTTTTGAAGCTGAAAAAGGAAAAGGATGTTGGCTGAACAATGAAGAAGTCCATCCCAGCAACATCATAAACATTAGTGACATGACACTTGGAGGATTTACAAAAAGCGGCACATCACAAGCTTCCAAATTAGTCGATAATGCTCGTCGTATGAGAGTTTTAGGAAGTGTTGTATTGGAATTGTCTTATGTTGCCAGCGGAAGATATGATGCATTTTTAGACCTTAGAGGAAGCAGAATAATTGATATTGCAGCATCCAAATTAATTCTTGAAGAAGCGGGATGCATCATTACAAACAAATACGGGCAGAAACTAAACAATATACTAAGCATTTATGAAAAAACAATTATTGTAGCTGCCAATAACATAATACTCCATAAACAGATGATTGATATCCTAAATGACAATCAGACCGACTTTATTGGAAAAGTAGGAATAGTATCCAGAATTGACCAGACAAGACCGATTTTATTTGCTGCAAAAATTATTGATTATTTACTAACAAATGGACGTGAAGTAACAATTGAAGAGGGATTAGCTCATAGATTAACTGAACTAAAAGAAAACCCCGAAATAGATAAAATAATCAATGAAGTTAAAGAAAAACATCCGGAAATGGCGGATTCATTTGAAGATCTCAATTTAAATATAAATTTCAAACAGTTGGGAGAAAAGATTTTTGACTTTGATTGTGATATGGCAATAATTCTCGGAGGAGACGGAACACTGCTAAGAGCACAGGGAAAAATGAATCCTGAAATTCCATTATTCGGAATAAATATGGGAACAGTTGGATTTTTAACTGAAATAGAAACTCCACATACATTTGAAGCGTTGAATTCCATTTTAAAAGGAGATTATTATAAAGAAAAAAGAAGCAGGCTTGTTGTTTCACACGAAAACAACCAATACAGTGTAATGAATGAAGTAGTTGTAATGACAAACAAACCTGCAAAAATGATGCATTTTGAAATACAAGTGGATGGAGAAATAATTGAAGAAGTAAGAGCAGACGGACTGATTATTTCAACACCAAGCGGTTCAACAGCTTACGCAATGTCTGCAGGAGGACCGATTGTTGATCCTAAAGTAGCGGGTTTCGTTATAATACCAATTTGCCCATATAAACTTGGAGCAAGACCATTCGTAGTATCGGACAGTAGTGAAATTACAGTCAAATTACTTAAAAAAGGTAAAACTGCAGTATTCGTTATCGACGGTCAAATCAATGAAGAGGCGGCATATGAAGAAGAAATTAAATTTAAAAAATCCGACAAAGACGCTTACTTCATCCGTACTTCAACCAAATACTTCTATGAAAAAGTTAAAGATAAATTAAGCGAAGGTGGAATCCCAAAAATACAAGGTGCAAATAATGAATCATCTTGTCATTGA
- the hemC gene encoding hydroxymethylbilane synthase: MIVGTRGSQLALAQTKQVCAWLEKITGEAIDLEIIKTKGDKITTSQLYNMDSKGLFTKELDIALLEEEVDFAVHSFKDLPTELNEDLEIAAVPKRESPNEVLISSKTWAELGPGSKLGTSSLRREAFCNHYEKEFELKPIRGNIETRIDKALNSDLDATIMAEAGLKRLNLTKYIKEVFPIDYITPPAGQGALAIITRKDSDKKEIIQKLNDHISMQEVLAEKMVLEELGVGCQWPIGAIARVNNKEFKLYSILLTKQGEILKKETQKGSIKDAVELGRRIGEHFQNYV, encoded by the coding sequence ATGATTGTTGGAACACGCGGAAGTCAGTTAGCTTTAGCTCAAACTAAACAGGTATGCGCCTGGTTGGAAAAAATAACTGGTGAAGCTATTGATTTAGAAATTATTAAGACAAAAGGAGATAAAATTACCACTTCACAATTATACAATATGGATTCGAAAGGTTTGTTTACTAAAGAATTGGATATTGCTCTTTTAGAAGAAGAAGTCGATTTTGCTGTTCACAGTTTTAAAGATTTACCGACTGAACTAAATGAAGATTTGGAAATTGCTGCAGTTCCTAAACGTGAATCTCCAAATGAAGTGCTTATTTCTTCAAAAACCTGGGCGGAACTTGGACCGGGATCCAAACTTGGAACAAGCAGCCTTAGAAGAGAAGCATTTTGCAATCATTACGAAAAAGAATTCGAACTTAAACCTATCAGAGGAAATATAGAAACCAGGATTGATAAAGCACTTAATAGTGATTTGGATGCAACAATAATGGCTGAAGCAGGTCTTAAAAGATTAAATCTTACAAAATACATTAAAGAAGTATTCCCAATAGATTATATTACGCCGCCTGCAGGCCAGGGTGCACTTGCAATCATAACTAGAAAAGACTCTGATAAAAAAGAGATTATTCAAAAGTTAAATGATCATATTTCCATGCAAGAAGTGCTTGCAGAGAAGATGGTTTTAGAAGAGCTTGGTGTAGGATGTCAATGGCCTATTGGAGCTATTGCTCGTGTGAATAATAAAGAATTTAAACTTTATTCAATCTTATTAACTAAACAAGGAGAAATCCTTAAAAAGGAAACCCAGAAAGGTTCTATTAAAGATGCGGTTGAACTTGGCAGACGCATTGGAGAACATTTCCAAAATTATGTTTAA
- a CDS encoding pyruvoyl-dependent arginine decarboxylase: MKIAIVSGKDEGPSKLNAFDNALTDAGIGDVNLIKVSSMLAGNAEINKLPKLKAGSMVNCVLSEVTSDNPGDEITAVIAVAIGEELGCVVETTGINEDPNELIEEAEMMVNYMMDKRGVKIKGDLIVESSTATVREIASVVASVVYLKDELIE; this comes from the coding sequence ATGAAAATAGCTATTGTATCTGGAAAAGATGAAGGTCCAAGTAAATTAAACGCATTTGATAATGCCCTAACCGATGCTGGAATAGGTGATGTGAACTTAATTAAAGTATCCAGTATGCTTGCAGGCAATGCGGAAATTAATAAGTTACCTAAACTCAAAGCAGGATCTATGGTGAACTGTGTTTTATCAGAAGTGACATCAGACAACCCAGGAGATGAAATAACTGCTGTTATTGCAGTAGCTATTGGTGAAGAATTAGGATGTGTTGTAGAAACAACAGGAATTAATGAAGATCCGAATGAACTTATTGAAGAAGCAGAAATGATGGTCAACTATATGATGGATAAACGAGGAGTCAAAATAAAAGGGGATTTGATAGTTGAATCCTCCACAGCAACTGTTCGTGAAATCGCATCAGTTGTTGCATCAGTCGTTTATTTAAAGGATGAACTAATAGAGTGA
- a CDS encoding orotate phosphoribosyltransferase-like protein codes for MKQKLIAKAQELRQHGFTTGEIADELNVSMDTARWLTLQKAEEKTEVPVDFAINWKSIGGNSTRLSYVSGALSDMALSHGEVDTVVGIAVSGVPFATVMADFIEDMTGIDTSIAIFHPNKHRKNQDSSDDEGAISTNFGTVEGKKVVIVDDVITSGKTVREVIHTVKDLGGEPTCVTVLIDKAGLSEIEGIPVESLIKISRL; via the coding sequence GTGAAACAAAAATTAATTGCAAAAGCGCAAGAATTAAGACAACACGGTTTTACAACCGGTGAAATCGCTGACGAACTTAATGTAAGTATGGACACTGCCAGATGGTTGACTCTTCAAAAAGCGGAAGAAAAAACCGAGGTACCAGTAGACTTTGCTATTAATTGGAAGAGTATTGGTGGAAATTCCACACGTTTAAGCTATGTTTCAGGTGCTTTAAGTGATATGGCATTATCCCATGGTGAAGTAGACACTGTTGTAGGTATTGCAGTAAGTGGAGTGCCGTTTGCAACAGTGATGGCTGATTTCATTGAAGACATGACTGGAATTGACACATCAATAGCTATTTTCCACCCGAACAAACACAGAAAAAATCAGGACTCCAGTGATGATGAAGGTGCAATAAGCACTAACTTTGGAACCGTTGAAGGCAAAAAGGTTGTTATTGTAGATGATGTCATTACTAGTGGGAAAACAGTAAGGGAAGTAATTCATACAGTAAAAGACTTAGGTGGGGAACCAACTTGCGTCACCGTACTTATTGATAAAGCAGGGCTTTCTGAAATTGAAGGCATTCCTGTAGAATCTTTAATTAAAATCAGTAGATTATAA
- a CDS encoding translation initiation factor IF-5A gives MSTKVVEIKTLKVGKYIVLGGEACKIISYTTSSPGKHGAAKARIEAVGVFDNQKRSLVKPVDNKVDIPIIDKRLGQVISIQGANVQLMDMENYDTLDLPMPEDLKDSIVEGIEVEYIVALGNMKIMRIRGSN, from the coding sequence ATGTCAACAAAAGTTGTAGAGATTAAAACATTAAAAGTTGGAAAGTACATCGTTTTAGGTGGAGAAGCTTGTAAGATTATCAGTTACACTACCTCATCTCCTGGTAAACACGGAGCTGCAAAAGCAAGAATTGAAGCAGTAGGTGTTTTCGACAACCAAAAAAGAAGTTTAGTCAAACCAGTGGATAACAAAGTAGATATTCCTATCATCGATAAAAGATTAGGGCAAGTTATTTCTATTCAGGGAGCTAATGTTCAATTAATGGACATGGAAAACTATGATACTCTTGATTTACCAATGCCTGAAGATTTAAAAGATTCCATCGTTGAAGGTATTGAAGTGGAGTACATTGTTGCTTTAGGTAATATGAAAATAATGAGAATAAGAGGATCTAACTAG
- the speB gene encoding agmatinase → MLLNTYEPWKFAFSSENENIKENSFGIIGVPFDSTTSYHSGARSGPIVVREASFGFEKYNTIFNKELNTVFYDFGDVNVVPGNCSKTCRIIEDTVNELSDLKIKPIIIGGEHSASIGAIKALSEKYERLTVIHMDAHRDLAFDFIGEKCSHATVMRRAHELGVNLVQIGIRSSSKDEEDFVKSTYNIQTFKNKDVHKHMDAIEYYLTNIDGPIYISVDMDVIDPAIAPSVGNPTPGGLFVSEMETLLKTLSHKNVVGFDVVETASDRLGDNTAVVAAKLIYDFLTLMD, encoded by the coding sequence ATGCTTTTAAATACATACGAACCATGGAAATTCGCATTTTCCAGTGAAAATGAAAATATTAAAGAAAATTCATTCGGGATAATCGGAGTTCCCTTTGACAGCACTACTTCTTATCACTCCGGTGCACGTTCGGGACCAATTGTTGTAAGGGAAGCATCATTTGGTTTTGAAAAATACAATACTATTTTTAATAAAGAATTAAACACTGTTTTTTATGATTTTGGCGATGTTAATGTAGTTCCCGGAAATTGCAGTAAAACTTGCCGGATAATTGAAGATACAGTAAATGAATTATCAGACTTGAAAATTAAACCTATAATAATCGGCGGAGAACATTCAGCATCAATCGGAGCTATTAAGGCACTATCTGAAAAATATGAAAGATTAACAGTAATACACATGGATGCTCACAGAGACCTTGCTTTTGATTTCATTGGTGAGAAATGTTCACATGCAACAGTTATGAGAAGAGCTCATGAACTGGGAGTCAATTTAGTTCAAATCGGAATCAGATCATCTTCTAAAGATGAAGAGGACTTTGTAAAATCAACCTATAATATTCAGACATTTAAAAACAAGGATGTTCACAAGCACATGGATGCAATTGAATATTACTTGACAAACATTGATGGACCTATTTATATTTCAGTAGACATGGATGTAATTGATCCGGCCATCGCTCCCAGTGTTGGAAATCCAACTCCCGGAGGATTATTTGTCTCTGAAATGGAAACATTACTTAAAACATTATCACATAAAAATGTGGTGGGCTTTGATGTCGTTGAAACTGCAAGTGATAGGCTGGGGGATAATACTGCGGTGGTTGCAGCTAAACTGATTTATGATTTTCTAACATTAATGGATTAA
- a CDS encoding ornithine cyclodeaminase, whose amino-acid sequence MNKRTIELSGHIIDSLTLTKTMGIIMDKGGEFDILEIDVGRKKSDISHAKIEVSADSPELLESILDELSVLGAAIDEIKEVNLVASVKDKVAPEGFYSSSNHSTHIFYDGDWIPVEEIEMDCLVVVDEDEKRAFVKPIADVKVGDKIVVGLDGVKVTPPHRSRDEQQVFEFMNSEVSSEKPLMNLIKGIASEMKEIKAKGGKIGIVGGPAIVHTGSGKYLAALVKEGYIDVIMAGNALATHDIESNLFGTSLGIEVETGKIVAHGHTHHMRAINRINRSGSIKNAVEDGTLTGGIMYECIKNDVPYVLAGSIRDDGPLPDVITDTAESQKLMRHYAQEVDMVIMIATMLHSIATGNLLPSRVKSICVDINPSTVTKLSDRGSAQVVGIVTDIGTFLPLLYNALHEE is encoded by the coding sequence ATGAATAAAAGAACTATTGAGCTTTCAGGCCATATTATCGATTCATTGACTTTAACTAAAACAATGGGCATAATCATGGACAAAGGTGGAGAATTTGACATTCTTGAAATAGATGTTGGACGTAAAAAATCAGATATAAGTCATGCAAAAATTGAAGTTTCAGCAGATTCTCCCGAATTATTGGAGTCTATTTTAGATGAATTATCTGTACTTGGTGCTGCAATTGATGAAATTAAGGAAGTCAATCTCGTTGCATCTGTTAAAGATAAAGTTGCTCCTGAAGGTTTTTATTCATCATCTAATCATTCAACTCATATTTTCTATGATGGGGATTGGATTCCTGTTGAAGAAATTGAAATGGACTGTTTAGTAGTTGTTGATGAAGATGAAAAACGTGCTTTTGTAAAACCAATTGCCGATGTTAAGGTTGGCGATAAAATAGTAGTTGGTCTTGATGGGGTTAAAGTAACACCACCTCACAGATCAAGGGACGAACAACAGGTATTCGAGTTCATGAACAGTGAAGTATCTTCTGAAAAGCCTTTAATGAATTTAATTAAGGGTATTGCAAGTGAAATGAAAGAAATCAAGGCTAAAGGCGGAAAAATAGGTATTGTGGGTGGACCTGCTATCGTACACACTGGTTCCGGCAAATATTTGGCTGCACTTGTAAAAGAAGGATACATTGATGTTATAATGGCTGGCAATGCACTTGCAACTCATGATATTGAGTCAAACTTATTTGGTACTTCTTTAGGCATTGAAGTTGAAACAGGCAAAATTGTGGCTCATGGCCATACTCACCATATGAGGGCAATTAACAGAATCAATCGTTCCGGTTCGATTAAAAATGCGGTTGAAGATGGAACTTTAACTGGAGGAATTATGTATGAATGCATTAAGAATGATGTTCCATATGTTCTTGCAGGTTCCATCCGTGATGACGGACCGCTTCCTGATGTCATAACTGATACTGCAGAATCACAAAAGCTGATGAGGCATTATGCCCAGGAAGTTGACATGGTGATCATGATTGCAACAATGCTTCACTCAATTGCAACCGGCAACTTACTCCCTTCAAGGGTAAAAAGTATTTGTGTGGATATTAATCCATCCACTGTTACTAAGTTATCCGATAGGGGAAGTGCACAGGTTGTTGGTATTGTAACTGATATTGGAACATTCCTACCACTTCTCTATAACGCTTTGCATGAGGAATAG